The Phaeobacter sp. G2 genome includes a region encoding these proteins:
- a CDS encoding aldehyde dehydrogenase family protein: MPHSQILTAAGFSKDALTGGSLSVKTPVDGSEIACIATHSLADAETQIAKAKAAFKSWRLVPAPRRGELVRLLGEELRREKENLGRLVTLECGKIYQEGLGEVQEMIDICDFAVGLSRQLYGLTIASERPGHAMRESWHPMGTCGVITAFNFPVAPWCWNAALALVCGDPVIWKPSEKTPLTALAVQKICDRVTAAFGEEAPEGLIQTLIGERDLGEALTASKDVAIISATGSVPMGKAVAQDMSQRLGRTILELGGNNAMIVAPSADLEMALRAIVFSAVGTAGQRCTSLRRLIVHADIYDALIPRLIKAYAGLPIGDPLAEGSLVGPLIDDLALAAMDKALTQAKTEGGVVHGGGQALVESHGAAAYAHPAIVEMPSQSQIMHTETFAPILYVVKYEDLDHAIEMQNEVPQGLSSCIFSTDLRESEYFLSAAGSDCGIANVNIGPSGAEIGGAFGGEKETGGGRESGSDAWKGYMRRQTNTVNYSRELPLAQGIKFDI, from the coding sequence ATGCCTCATTCCCAGATCCTCACCGCAGCCGGTTTTAGCAAAGACGCGCTGACCGGCGGCAGTCTCAGTGTCAAAACCCCTGTCGATGGCAGCGAAATCGCCTGTATTGCCACGCACAGCCTGGCCGATGCAGAGACGCAGATCGCAAAGGCCAAAGCCGCTTTCAAATCCTGGCGGCTTGTCCCCGCTCCCCGTCGCGGCGAGCTGGTGCGTCTGCTTGGTGAAGAGCTGCGCCGGGAGAAGGAAAATCTTGGGCGGCTGGTGACGCTGGAATGCGGCAAGATCTATCAGGAAGGCCTCGGCGAAGTACAGGAGATGATCGACATCTGCGATTTTGCCGTCGGCCTGTCGCGCCAGCTTTATGGCCTGACCATTGCGTCAGAACGCCCCGGCCATGCCATGCGCGAAAGCTGGCACCCCATGGGCACCTGCGGCGTGATCACCGCCTTCAACTTCCCGGTCGCCCCCTGGTGCTGGAACGCGGCACTGGCGTTGGTCTGCGGCGATCCGGTAATCTGGAAACCCTCGGAAAAAACGCCCCTGACCGCCCTGGCAGTGCAAAAAATCTGTGATCGGGTCACTGCCGCCTTTGGCGAGGAAGCCCCAGAAGGCCTGATCCAGACCCTGATTGGTGAACGGGATCTGGGCGAGGCCCTGACAGCCTCTAAGGATGTTGCGATCATTTCCGCCACCGGATCGGTGCCCATGGGTAAGGCCGTGGCGCAGGACATGTCCCAGCGACTGGGCCGCACCATTCTGGAACTGGGCGGCAATAACGCTATGATCGTTGCCCCCTCGGCGGACCTGGAAATGGCCCTGCGCGCCATTGTGTTTTCTGCGGTTGGAACTGCCGGACAGCGCTGCACCTCGCTGCGCCGCCTGATCGTCCATGCCGATATCTATGACGCGCTGATCCCACGGCTGATCAAGGCCTATGCGGGCCTGCCTATTGGCGACCCGCTGGCAGAGGGCTCTTTGGTGGGTCCGCTGATTGATGACCTGGCCTTGGCGGCGATGGACAAGGCCTTGACCCAGGCCAAGACCGAAGGCGGTGTTGTTCATGGTGGCGGACAGGCCCTGGTTGAGAGCCATGGCGCTGCGGCCTATGCCCATCCGGCCATTGTGGAGATGCCAAGCCAGAGCCAGATCATGCACACCGAAACCTTTGCTCCGATTCTTTATGTGGTGAAGTATGAGGATCTGGATCACGCCATTGAGATGCAAAACGAGGTGCCCCAGGGGCTAAGCTCCTGCATCTTCTCGACGGATCTGCGCGAGAGTGAATATTTCCTCTCGGCAGCCGGGTCTGATTGCGGTATCGCCAATGTTAACATCGGTCCCTCTGGCGCCGAAATCGGTGGCGCCTTTGGCGGTGAAAAGGAAACCGGCGGCGGACGGGAAAGCGGCTCTGATGCCTGGAAGGGCTATATGCGCCGCCAGACCAATACCGTGAACTACTCGCGGGAACTGCCGCTTGCACAGGGAATTAAATTTGACATCTGA